TTCGCTATTTCCATATTACATACTCAAGGAGAAATCCAAACGCTCAGTATGGAAATCCAAAAAATCGAACGCGACATAACTGAAGTCAATAACAATAATACAGATTTAAAAGTACAAGTAAGTGAACGCTCCACTCACCAACGTATTTGGGAAAAAGCGAAAGAACTCGGATTAACACTAAATGAGAAAAATGTGAAAGTAGTGCCGG
This genomic window from Solibacillus sp. FSL R5-0449 contains:
- the ftsL gene encoding cell division protein FtsL, which codes for MAVRARQTYIQQQPELPQHQQQEQRLPVQPKKRKAKYFSAQEKFLFLVFAIVVASFAISILHTQGEIQTLSMEIQKIERDITEVNNNNTDLKVQVSERSTHQRIWEKAKELGLTLNEKNVKVVPGE